A stretch of Acaryochloris thomasi RCC1774 DNA encodes these proteins:
- a CDS encoding tyrosine-type recombinase/integrase has protein sequence MAPLPHALDRKYPNAEQEWIWQYVFPAQRRSTDPRSGREQRHRLGDGFLQHSLKKAAHQAQIAKKVSCHTLRHSFATHLRQNGYDIRTVQELSGEAESS, from the coding sequence ATAGCACCGTTACCCCACGCCCTTGATCGCAAATATCCCAACGCAGAACAAGAATGGATTTGGCAATATGTTTTTCCGGCTCAACGGCGCAGCACCGATCCTCGCAGTGGTAGAGAACAGCGACATCGTTTAGGCGATGGTTTTCTGCAGCACTCGCTCAAGAAAGCAGCCCACCAAGCTCAAATAGCTAAGAAAGTAAGCTGTCACACGCTTCGCCATAGCTTTGCGACTCATTTGCGGCAAAACGGCTATGACATTCGTACCGTTCAGGAGCTAAGTGGCGAGGCAGAATCAAGTTAA
- a CDS encoding phage integrase N-terminal SAM-like domain-containing protein gives MEELTKPRKLLDQVRDALRVKHYAHRTEKTYVWWIRRFILFHHKRHPQEMGEAEVKAFFTHLAVNGDVAASTQNQALSALLVLYRQVLKQPLAESIDVVRARQSKHLPTVLTADEFQRLLQALEGIQQLLAKLRCGSKKGYA, from the coding sequence ATGGAAGAACTCACCAAGCCCAGAAAGCTGCTTGATCAGGTGCGCGATGCACTGCGAGTCAAGCACTATGCCCATCGCACAGAAAAAACTTATGTTTGGTGGATCCGGCGCTTTATTCTGTTTCACCATAAACGGCATCCCCAAGAAATGGGCGAGGCCGAAGTAAAGGCATTCTTCACCCATTTAGCCGTTAACGGAGATGTGGCAGCATCCACCCAAAATCAAGCGCTCAGTGCCTTGCTGGTTCTCTATCGGCAGGTACTGAAACAGCCTTTAGCCGAATCTATTGATGTAGTTCGGGCCAGACAGTCCAAGCATTTACCTACAGTGTTGACGGCCGATGAGTTTCAGCGTTTATTGCAGGCACTAGAGGGGATTCAACAGCTCTTGGCTAAGCTGAGATGCGGGTCAAAGAAGGGCTACGCCTAG
- a CDS encoding nucleotidyltransferase family protein — MNFETQIEKWVSEDSSRIHALEIASELKLNDWCLAAGFVRNMVWDKLHDRHFPTPLNDIDLIYFNREESSLETDQDLESILKTKLNKPWSVKNQARMHLRNKDASYTSTEDAMSYWVEVETAIGVRLSPTDGLELVAPFGLSSLFSSTVTINDKRRKPKEFYERVRSKKWLQTWPKLKIYA; from the coding sequence ATGAATTTCGAAACGCAGATCGAAAAATGGGTTTCTGAGGACAGCTCAAGAATTCATGCTCTAGAGATAGCCTCCGAACTTAAACTCAACGATTGGTGTCTGGCTGCGGGGTTCGTAAGAAACATGGTTTGGGATAAACTCCATGATCGCCATTTCCCAACACCGCTCAATGACATCGATTTAATCTACTTCAATCGTGAAGAATCTTCGTTGGAAACCGACCAGGACTTGGAATCCATTCTTAAGACTAAATTGAACAAGCCTTGGTCTGTGAAAAACCAAGCGCGAATGCATCTAAGAAATAAAGATGCGTCATATACATCGACGGAAGATGCAATGAGTTATTGGGTTGAGGTGGAAACTGCAATTGGAGTCAGGTTAAGCCCTACGGACGGTCTGGAACTTGTTGCACCATTCGGACTTTCATCGCTGTTTTCAAGTACCGTTACCATTAACGATAAGCGCAGAAAGCCAAAAGAATTTTATGAGCGAGTCCGTTCAAAGAAGTGGCTGCAAACGTGGCCGAAGTTGAAAATATATGCCTAA
- a CDS encoding VOC family protein, with amino-acid sequence MLQGKIVRVARPTDQLEEVVKFYTEGLGFQILDHFENHEGFDGVMLGIPGEPYHFEFTQQQEHSVGRAPTQDNLIVFYFPDQQEWQCAVDQIKVSGYKPIQSYNPYWDRSGVTFEDPDGYRIVLQNATWET; translated from the coding sequence ATGCTTCAAGGTAAAATTGTGCGTGTTGCTCGCCCAACTGACCAATTAGAGGAAGTCGTCAAATTCTACACAGAAGGTCTAGGGTTTCAAATTCTCGATCATTTTGAGAATCATGAAGGATTTGATGGTGTAATGCTTGGAATACCAGGAGAACCTTACCATTTTGAGTTTACACAGCAGCAAGAACACAGTGTTGGTCGTGCTCCAACGCAAGACAACCTGATTGTTTTTTACTTTCCAGATCAACAAGAGTGGCAATGTGCCGTTGATCAAATAAAAGTGAGTGGATATAAGCCTATACAGTCTTATAACCCTTATTGGGATAGAAGTGGAGTAACCTTTGAAGATCCAGATGGATACCGTATCGTCTTACAAAATGCTACTTGGGAGACATAA